The following coding sequences are from one Nicotiana tomentosiformis chromosome 3, ASM39032v3, whole genome shotgun sequence window:
- the LOC104100207 gene encoding putative pentatricopeptide repeat-containing protein At1g64310 has protein sequence MFIPFHSLLSQLSKLKLTISRTKELHAFVIRTHLSRDPFYATRVLRFYAINDDIISARNLFDKTPQRSIYLWNSLIRAYASAHKFTDAFFLFKDMLYSEIKPDNFTFACVVRASSENFDVHSLRVLHGAIFLSGLHWDFICSSQLVSAYSRLGCIADASKVFSGITDPDLVLWNSMISGYGCLGELEKGLELFSRMQKMGLRPDEYTMVGLIKAIYDPSVLEIGESIHAFCLKLGVESNSHITSLLVSMYSRCKCMGLAFRVFECRVEPDLVTWSAIISGTSLCGNSVKALDFFREMNMKGRKADPPLIATVLTACSQLATVQPGSEIHGYAFRHGYHMEVMVSSALVDMYSKCGFLELGYQVYKTMTFKNIVSINSIISSLGLYGLASQAFQIFEKALVEGHKPDEATFSALLCACCHAGLVNDGRKYFRRMKDQFGIPANTEHYIYMVKLLGMEGQLREAYELIVQSLQEPVDSGIWGALLSCCDAHRNYELADIVASHLFGNKLENSRYKIMLANMYASDGRWDLVNKLRVDLESKELKHPGKSWITSTKPFP, from the coding sequence ATCTCAAGAACCAAAGAGCTTCACGCTTTCGTAATCAGGACTCATCTCTCACGCGACCCATTTTACGCTACAAGAGTTCTTAGGTTCTATGCTATAAACGACGACATCATCTCAGCTCGCAACCTGTTTGATAAAACTCCCCAACGAAGTATTTACCTCTGGAATTCCTTAATTCGAGCTTATGCTAGCGCCCACAAGTTTACAGATGCATTTTTTTTGTTTAAGGACATGCTTTATTCCGAAATAAAGCCTGATAACTTCACTTTTGCATGCGTTGTTCGAGCCAGCTCTGAAAATTTTGATGTGCACAGCTTGAGAGTTTTACATGGAGCGATTTTTCTCTCTGGGTTGCACTGGGACTTCATATGTAGTAGCCAACTGGTAAGTGCTTATTCAAGATTAGGCTGTATAGCTGATGCAAGCAAGGTGTTTTCTGGAATAACTGATCCTGATTTGGTCTTATGGAATTCGATGATATCAGGTTATGGGTGTCTTGGAGAGTTGGAGAAGGGGCTAGAATTGTTTAGTAGAATGCAGAAAATGGGGTTGAGGCCTGATGAGTACACAATGGTTGGCTTGATTAAGGCTATATATGATCCTAGTGTGCTGGAAATAGGTGAATCAATCCATGCATTTTGTCTAAAACTTGGTGTAGAGTCAAATTCTCATATAACCAGTCTCCTTGTTAGTATGTATTCTAGATGTAAATGTATGGGTTTAGCTTTTAGAGTTTTTGAGTGTCGTGTAGAACCTGATTTAGTTACATGGTCTGCGATAATAAGCGGTACTTCGCTGTGTGGGAATAGTGTCAAGGCCTTGGATTTCTTCAGAGAAATGAATATGAAAGGTAGGAAGGCTGATCCACCGCTGATAGCCACTGTACTGACTGCTTGTTCTCAATTGGCAACTGTGCAGCCAGGCAGTGAGATACATGGATATGCTTTTCGACATGGATATCACATGGAGGTTATGGTCTCCTCTGCACTAGTTGACATGTACTCAAAATGTGGATTCTTGGAATTGGGATATCAAGTTTATAAGACTATGACTTTCAAGAATATTGTTTCaatcaattcaattatttcaagTCTTGGTTTATATGGACTTGCATCTCAGGCCTTTCAGATATTTGAGAAGGCACTGGTGGAAGGGCACAAACCAGATGAAGCTACTTTTTCCGCACTATTATGTGCATGTTGCCATGCTGGTCTTGTCAATGATGGTCGAAAATATTTCAGAAGAATGAAAGATCAATTTGGCATCCCAGCTAACACCGAACATTATATTTACATGGTAAAGCTTCTTGGAATGGAAGGACAATTGAGAGAAGCTTATGAACTAATTGTCCAGTCTCTGCAAGAACCAGTTGACTCTGGCATTTGGGGGGCACTATTGTCATGCTGTGATGCTCATAGAAATTATGAGTTGGCAGATATTGTAGCTTCTCATCTTTTTGGTAATAAGCTAGAAAATAGTCGTTACAAAATTATGCTTGCAAATATGTATGCCAGTGATGGGAGGTGGGATTTGGTAAATAAGTTGAGAGTTGATCTAGAATCGAAAGAGTTGAAACATCCGGGAAAAAGCTGGATTACTAGCACAAAACCATTTCCGTGA